ttttgaagttgaaaattgaaataacttAAATAAGCTTATGCAGTTCTTGTGTAATTTCAGATCAAGAGGGAGATTGGAACTTTAAAACTCCTCAAACATCCTAACGTTGTCCGATTATACGAGGTATATACCATCCTTCTCCTTTTCCTTTTGCCTTCTTTCAATAAACTCGGAATATTATcactttaataatattattatcttttgaaCATAAAAAACTCCTAATATACACAAGTTGAGGTATTGAAATGTTTTCCGGATACAAGTTGTGTTTGTAGTGGTGATAAAGTATTTCCACCTAAAGATTCAGTATATAAAGTggattatattatataattcgTATTATTCTTCGAAAACAATGAGTAAAAAACATCCTGGAATCTGATTTGGTTTGTGTATAGACAATTAGCCAATTCATTTTTGGTTGAAGTAAAGAACAACAAATGCTCACTCTTTCATGGCTAAAGattcgtttttttttttcttccaattttCTTGTCTTTATTGTTCAACTAGGCATAAATACATTGCACAGAAAAGTCTACTGAATTTTAAGAATACTTTTCAAAGTATGAACTTAAGGGGATTGTGATGATTCATCTAGTGgttgttgaaaaataataattggtgAGCCATCTCGACCCCCCACATAATTGGATCTTTTTCCCAACTTTTTAAGTTAACAAATGCTGGATAAACCATAAGtttcatatcattaatttttgTGGTTATGTATTGTATATGAGAAGGGGTCCATTTTGTCTGGGACCATGGAGGAGGAAAGATGGATCTATCCAAAGACTTAAAAACTTAGGTGACAACTTTGTTTTGTCTTTTTTCTTGGACTTATTGGTGCAGCATAAGGAATAGTCTTTTGCTGGAATATTAAGTCATTCTGGCCTGGTAGATCAAGATTTAATTGGTCTTAGTTCAAAATCAGGGATTAACAACTTTAAACCTACTGACGTACTAACTACTCAATCTAAATAAATTACGTTCCCGTCTCAAAAAAGTTGTTTGTTTTCTTCCTTGAGAAGTTTGTCAAGATGTAACGTCCACGATGGCTTCTGTTGCTTGTCAAATGCTGCTTCATGGTGGCAACTGAgtgaataatattaataataatatttatcaaacaTTTAGATATCCATACATGGGTTTCCTCATTTTAGTAGTATTTCGTTATGATGCATTTCTAACGAGACGATACAATTAAGCAGGTCTTAGCGAGCAAAAGCAAGATTTTCATGGTGCTAGAATACGTGAATGGGGGTGAATTATTCGACAGAATCGTAAGTTGCTTTGACTGTATATTCTGTTTTGTGAATAATAGTATGtcaaatcttgaattttgcCTTGACTATAATCCTTATCCATAGGTTTCCAAAGGAAAACTCTCAGAGGCCCAAGGTAGGAAGCTCTTCCAACAATTGGTTGATGGCGTAAGTTACTGTCACGACAAAGGTGTCTTCCACAGAGATCTCAAGGTAACTAATTATATAGTGTGTAGCATAAATATTATAAGCTGTTATTCAGTCATGTAACATGTGTGGTGTTGAAAATGCAGCTAGAAAACGTCCTCATTGATTTGAGGGGAAACATAAAAATAACGGACTTTGGGCTCAGTGCGTTACCCCAACACTTTAGGGTACGGAATATACCAGCTTCTCTTTGTTGCATATGTGAATTAGTTTCCTAAATCTTATTGAGCTTTTCTGTCTTAACTATAGGATGACGGATTGTTGCACACCACTTGCGGTAGTCCAAACTATGTCGCTCCAGAAATTCTTTCTAACAGAGGATATGATGGCGCGGCATCTGATACCTGGTCATGTGGTGTTATCTTATATGTTATTCTCACTGGTTATTTACCCTTTGATGATAGAAATCTTGCCGTACTTTATCAAAAGGTAAGACAATTTCTTCTTCTGTTTTATGCGTGCGTGCTCATTTTATATGACATTTGGTAAAGCtaatacttttaatattatttttgatgaatataaaTCAGATACTTAAGGGGGAAGTTCATATACCAAAATGGCTATCTGCAGGAGCAAAGAACCTCATAAAGAGGATTCTTGATCCCAACCCGCATACTCGTATAACAATGGCACAAATCAAAGAAGATGCATGGTTTAAACAAGACTATACACCTGTAAACACTGATGATGAAGACTTGGAAAGTGATGATCACGTCTGCACCGTGCATGAAACGGATGATCACGTCTGTACCGTGCATGAATTGGTATGGACGTTGGACCCTAGAGTAATTGGTTCATTTCAAGCATTTTAATCCTTTCATCCTTAATGACTGATTGTTTGCTATATCCTTGTCACAGCCACTTGATGCTCAAAGAGATCCCGAATCGCCTTGCCTTATCAATGCCTTTGAACTTATAGGAATGTCATCATGTCTGGATCTTTCTGGATTTTTTGAGAAAGAGGTAACCTTCAATTCAAATTTGTACTGTATTATGCAAGGAACATATCATAAAACATAGACTTATTTCTTCTTGAATAATTCTAGGATGTTTCCGAGAGGAAGATCAGATTTACATCCAGTCTCTCTCCAAAACAGTTGTTGGAGAGGATTGAGAATATGGTGACACAGATGGGATTTCATGTCCAGAAAAGACACGGAAGGGTTAGTATAACTGTTGGCGCATCAATCTGTATATGCGCTGTCACACAAGGAAAATTTAATCTTAAACTAAGTTCCGTATTATGTCTTTGTACATTGCAGTTGAAAGTGATGCAAGAGCAGAAAGGCCACAAAAACCCGGCTAGTCTATTGGTAGTTGCTGAGGTAAGCAATGTTCGCGGCATATGACTCCCTTATTTTccataacaagaaaaaaaaacaaaagtaattTTCCCTATGCATCATTTTCAGGTCTTCGAGATTAGCCCATCCTTGTATGTTGTAGAGTTACAAAAGTCTTCAGGGGATTCAACAGTATATAGACAGGTATAGCTCAACATCCTCGTCTACGTTGTTACAACTTAACACATGTTAAACTAACTCAATCACTTTAATCCCACAGATGTGTAATAGGTTATCGAATGATTTGGGAGTCCACCGTAATGAGGAGCTCCTACCTACTGTTTGTTGTGATAGCTAGACCATTTGCAGCGGTGACTGGATACATTCTTTCGTTCTTTTTGTTCCTATTCTCCTGCTCTTGTTGAGTAGTAGCAGGAGTTGTGAGCAGTAAGCACACCCTTCAAGTTGGTTGGTTGATTCATCAGTTTCGCGAGATTAAAGTGTACAGTAAGGAACAACATGGCGGAAATCGCCTTTTAAGTTAGTACATTCAAGTAAATCTGTATCTTATAGTGTCTATTATTTAGTCTCTAGGCAAATATTTTCTTTGGAACATGGCTATAGTAGCCTAGTTGATTTGTAAATTTAGCAAAATTTGTATTCTGTAGTATCAATTATTTGTAACTTGGTCTTTACTTTGAAAGACTCCAAGCAAGATgtccttttttgaaaaaaaaaaataataataataatgcttCATGCAGCTTTATGTAATTAAGAGAAAGTTACTTTTGCACATGGCCTTTACTGACTTGTGAGTTTTGCACtatctcatattttttatttaacaatGATTGAGCTCATTGaactatataaaagaaaaaagtaaaagattCCCTTGTTTATATTGAGGCAAAGAGTGTATCGGAAATTCTCTATGAAATAGTGATAaggttgttatttttgtttatataaaaatcatgcCAGTAATTCTACAGGTGAGATATAGAAAGGACGAAATGTAGGTAGATTTTACCCTATCTTTGTGGGATAGAGAGGCTCCcgttataatatttatttttaagaaattaattgtGTTGCAACAG
This DNA window, taken from Solanum lycopersicum chromosome 5, SLM_r2.1, encodes the following:
- the LOC101243894 gene encoding CBL-interacting serine/threonine-protein kinase 1; translated protein: MVLVQQEDEIRVGAGKKGMRLGKYEVGKTLGEGNFGKVKYARHVETGQSFAIKILEKSRILDLKSTDQIKREIGTLKLLKHPNVVRLYEVLASKSKIFMVLEYVNGGELFDRIVSKGKLSEAQGRKLFQQLVDGVSYCHDKGVFHRDLKLENVLIDLRGNIKITDFGLSALPQHFRDDGLLHTTCGSPNYVAPEILSNRGYDGAASDTWSCGVILYVILTGYLPFDDRNLAVLYQKILKGEVHIPKWLSAGAKNLIKRILDPNPHTRITMAQIKEDAWFKQDYTPVNTDDEDLESDDHVCTVHETDDHVCTVHELPLDAQRDPESPCLINAFELIGMSSCLDLSGFFEKEDVSERKIRFTSSLSPKQLLERIENMVTQMGFHVQKRHGRLKVMQEQKGHKNPASLLVVAEVFEISPSLYVVELQKSSGDSTVYRQMCNRLSNDLGVHRNEELLPTVCCDS